From one Streptomyces sp. CA-210063 genomic stretch:
- the cobG gene encoding precorrin-3B synthase produces the protein MTVGMLAAMSMAALRSSSQATAAPRDRGDACPGTLRLHTADDGALARVRIPGGVLTVRQAEALAEAARRLGDGDLHLTSRGNVQLRGLADGCGAELAESLDAAGLLPSPAHERVRNIVASPLSGLDGHGLRDVRPWLSALDAALCASDGARALSGRFLFALDDGRGDVAGLGADVTVRAAEHGAALLSLGTAGEALLVPGEEAPRAALAAAETFLEAVRESGTRAWRVTELPLSKGELTQMVRRRLAADGIDAAGTAGVGPAGVGPASVGPAGVGPASVESATDDGPPPGLVGAALSVHAPLGRLSALQWRELTQVASLDPAGELRLTPWRGIVVPAPGLDAEQAADALARLSATGLVTDPASPWLRVGACIGRPGCAKSLADVRADATESLAAAGRAGLPLYWSGCERRCGHPRGERIDVVAVEGGGYQLSLTAPGQDPRTAPMADPSRLATALAAITA, from the coding sequence ATGACGGTAGGTATGCTCGCCGCCATGTCCATGGCTGCCCTCCGTTCATCCTCCCAGGCCACAGCGGCCCCACGAGACCGCGGTGACGCCTGCCCGGGGACGCTCCGGCTGCACACCGCGGACGACGGGGCGTTGGCCCGCGTACGGATCCCGGGCGGCGTCCTGACCGTCCGCCAGGCCGAGGCGCTCGCGGAGGCGGCGCGGCGGCTCGGTGACGGCGACCTGCATCTCACCTCGCGCGGCAATGTGCAGCTGCGGGGGCTTGCGGACGGCTGCGGGGCGGAACTGGCCGAGTCCCTGGACGCGGCCGGGCTGCTCCCCTCCCCCGCGCACGAACGGGTCCGCAACATCGTCGCCTCCCCCTTGTCCGGCCTCGACGGGCATGGCCTGCGCGACGTACGGCCCTGGTTGTCGGCCCTCGACGCGGCCCTCTGCGCGAGCGACGGGGCGCGGGCGTTGTCGGGCCGGTTCCTGTTCGCACTCGACGACGGGCGCGGGGACGTGGCCGGGCTCGGCGCCGATGTGACCGTACGGGCGGCCGAGCACGGCGCCGCGCTGCTGAGCCTCGGAACGGCCGGCGAAGCCCTGCTGGTGCCCGGCGAGGAGGCGCCCCGCGCCGCGCTCGCGGCGGCCGAGACCTTCCTGGAGGCGGTGCGGGAGAGCGGCACCCGGGCCTGGCGGGTCACTGAACTCCCGCTCTCCAAGGGGGAGTTGACGCAGATGGTCCGCCGCCGCCTGGCGGCCGACGGCATCGACGCCGCCGGCACGGCCGGTGTCGGGCCGGCCGGTGTCGGGCCGGCCAGTGTCGGGCCGGCCGGTGTCGGGCCGGCCAGTGTCGAGTCGGCCACCGACGACGGACCACCGCCCGGGCTCGTCGGCGCGGCCCTCTCCGTACACGCCCCGCTCGGCCGGCTCTCGGCCCTCCAGTGGCGGGAGTTGACGCAGGTGGCGTCCCTGGACCCCGCCGGTGAACTGCGGCTGACCCCCTGGCGCGGCATCGTCGTGCCCGCGCCGGGCCTGGACGCCGAGCAGGCGGCCGACGCGCTCGCCCGGCTCTCCGCCACCGGCCTCGTCACCGACCCCGCCTCCCCCTGGCTCCGCGTCGGCGCCTGCATCGGACGGCCCGGATGCGCCAAGTCCCTCGCGGACGTACGGGCGGACGCGACCGAGAGCCTCGCCGCGGCCGGGCGCGCCGGCCTCCCCCTGTACTGGTCCGGGTGCGAACGCCGCTGCGGTCACCCCCGGGGCGAACGGATCGACGTCGTCGCCGTCGAGGGCGGCGGCTATCAGCTCTCCCTCACCGCTCCCGGCCAGGACCCGCGGACCGCGCCCATGGCCGACCCCTCCCGACTCGCCACCGCCCTGGCGGCGATCACCGCATGA
- the cobN gene encoding cobaltochelatase subunit CobN — protein MILLLSTSDTDLLSARAATGPVPYRFANPSRLVLDDLPALLDGVDLVVVRLLGGIRAWQDGLDLLLADGRPVVVLTGEQAPDAQLMAASTVPIGIAAESHAYLAHGGPANLEQLARFLSDTVLLTGHGFEAPTPAPTWGPLERTPGDGVDGPTVAVLYYRAHHMSGNTAFVGALCDAIEDAGARALPLYVASLRAPEPELIEELRSADVIITTVLAAGGTKPAEASAGGDDESWDAGALTGLDVPILQALCLTSSRADWDASDEGVSPLDAASQIAVPEFDGRLITVPFSFKEIDADGLPAYVADPERAARVAGIAVRHARLRHIPAADKRLALVLSAYPTKHSRIGNAVGLDTPASAVALLRRLREEGYDFGDTDVPGLASGDGDELIRALIEAGGHDQDWLTEEQLARNPVRIAAADYRRWFATLPEELRTAVEEHWGPAPGEMFVDRSRNPEGDIVLAALRFGNLLILIQPPRGFGENPIAIYHDPDLPPSHHYLAAYRWIAARTEDGGFGADAMIHLGKHGNLEWLPGKNAGLSAACGPDAALGDLPLIYPFLVNDPGEGTQAKRRVHATLVDHLVPPMARADSYGDIARLEQLLDEYAQISSMDPAKLPAIRAQIWTLIQAAKLDHDLGLADRPEDDGFDDFLLHVDGWLCEVKDAQIRDGLHVLGTPPTGDDHVNLVLAILRARQIWGGATALPGLREALGLDESAATRTTADEAEAKARALVQEMEDAGWDPAAVPTEHGEQVAAILEFAAREVVPRLAATTAELDHTVHALAGGFVPAGPSGSPLRGLVNVLPTGRNFYSVDPKAVPSRLAWETGQALADSLLERYRTDNGEWPTSVGLSLWGTSAMRTAGDDVAEALALLGVRPVWDDASRRVTGLEPIPYEELGRPRIDVTLRISGFFRDAFPHTIGLLDDAVRLAASLDEPASVNHVRAHVQADLSAHGDERRATTRIFGSRPGTYGAGLLQFIDSRDWRTDADLAEVYTVWGGYAYGRELDGRPAREEMETAYKRIEVAAKNTDTREHDIADSDDYFQYHGGMVATVRALRGTAPEAYIGDSTRPETVRTRTLVEETSRVFRARVVNPKWIEAMRRHGYKGAFELAATVDYLFGYDATTGVVADWMYDKLTETYVLDPANREFLQQANPWALHGIAERLLEAESRGMWEKPDPAVLEGLRQVYLETEGDLEGDG, from the coding sequence ATGATCCTGCTCCTGTCGACGTCCGACACCGATCTGCTCAGCGCCCGAGCGGCCACCGGCCCGGTCCCGTACCGGTTCGCCAACCCCTCCCGCCTGGTCCTCGACGACCTCCCCGCCCTCCTCGACGGCGTCGACCTGGTCGTCGTACGTCTCCTCGGCGGCATCCGGGCCTGGCAGGACGGCCTGGACCTGTTGCTCGCCGACGGCCGCCCGGTCGTCGTCCTCACCGGTGAACAGGCGCCCGACGCCCAGCTGATGGCCGCCTCCACCGTCCCCATCGGCATCGCGGCCGAGTCCCACGCCTACCTCGCGCACGGCGGCCCGGCCAACCTGGAGCAGCTCGCCCGCTTCCTCTCCGACACGGTCCTGCTCACCGGCCACGGCTTCGAGGCGCCCACGCCCGCCCCCACCTGGGGGCCGCTGGAGCGCACGCCCGGCGACGGCGTCGACGGCCCGACCGTCGCCGTGCTCTACTACCGCGCCCACCACATGAGCGGCAACACCGCTTTCGTCGGCGCCCTGTGCGACGCGATCGAGGACGCGGGCGCCCGTGCCCTTCCGCTGTACGTGGCCTCCCTGCGCGCCCCCGAGCCCGAGCTGATCGAGGAACTCCGCTCCGCGGACGTGATCATCACCACTGTCCTGGCCGCGGGCGGCACCAAGCCCGCCGAGGCGTCGGCCGGCGGTGACGACGAGTCCTGGGACGCGGGCGCCCTGACCGGCCTCGACGTCCCCATCCTCCAGGCGCTCTGCCTCACCTCCTCCCGGGCCGACTGGGACGCGAGCGACGAAGGTGTCTCCCCGCTCGACGCGGCCAGCCAGATCGCCGTACCCGAGTTCGACGGTCGTCTGATCACCGTCCCGTTCTCCTTCAAGGAGATCGACGCCGACGGCCTCCCGGCGTACGTCGCGGACCCCGAGCGGGCCGCCCGTGTCGCCGGGATCGCCGTACGCCACGCGCGACTTCGCCACATCCCGGCCGCCGACAAGCGCCTCGCGCTCGTGCTCTCCGCCTACCCGACCAAGCACTCCCGCATCGGCAACGCGGTCGGCCTGGACACACCGGCGAGCGCGGTAGCTCTCCTGCGCCGACTCCGGGAAGAGGGCTACGACTTCGGGGACACAGATGTGCCCGGTCTGGCGTCCGGCGACGGCGACGAGCTGATCCGCGCCCTCATCGAGGCGGGAGGCCACGACCAGGACTGGCTCACCGAGGAGCAGCTGGCCCGCAACCCGGTCCGCATAGCGGCCGCCGACTACCGCCGCTGGTTCGCCACCCTCCCCGAGGAACTGCGTACCGCCGTGGAGGAGCACTGGGGCCCGGCGCCCGGCGAGATGTTCGTCGACCGCAGCCGCAACCCGGAGGGCGACATCGTCCTCGCGGCCCTGCGCTTCGGCAATCTGCTGATCCTCATCCAGCCCCCGCGCGGCTTCGGTGAGAACCCGATCGCGATCTACCACGATCCGGACCTCCCGCCCTCCCACCACTACCTGGCCGCCTACCGCTGGATCGCCGCCCGCACCGAGGACGGGGGGTTCGGCGCCGACGCGATGATCCACCTCGGCAAGCACGGCAACCTGGAGTGGCTGCCCGGCAAGAACGCCGGTCTGTCCGCCGCCTGCGGCCCCGACGCAGCCCTCGGCGACCTCCCCCTGATCTACCCCTTCCTGGTCAACGACCCGGGCGAGGGCACCCAGGCCAAGCGCCGCGTCCACGCCACCCTCGTCGACCACCTGGTCCCGCCGATGGCCCGCGCGGACTCCTACGGTGACATCGCGCGTCTTGAGCAACTGCTCGACGAGTACGCCCAGATCTCCTCCATGGACCCGGCGAAGCTCCCGGCGATCCGCGCGCAGATCTGGACCCTCATCCAGGCCGCCAAACTCGACCACGACCTCGGCCTCGCCGACCGCCCGGAGGACGACGGCTTCGACGACTTCCTCCTCCATGTCGACGGCTGGCTCTGCGAGGTCAAGGACGCCCAGATCCGCGACGGTCTGCACGTCCTCGGCACCCCGCCCACCGGCGACGACCACGTCAACCTCGTCCTCGCCATCCTCCGCGCCCGCCAGATCTGGGGCGGCGCCACCGCGCTGCCCGGCCTGCGGGAGGCCCTGGGCCTCGACGAGTCCGCGGCGACCCGTACGACCGCCGACGAGGCGGAGGCGAAGGCCCGCGCCCTCGTCCAGGAGATGGAGGACGCGGGCTGGGACCCGGCCGCCGTCCCCACCGAGCACGGCGAACAGGTCGCCGCCATCCTGGAGTTCGCGGCCCGCGAGGTCGTGCCGCGCCTGGCCGCGACCACCGCCGAACTCGACCACACCGTCCACGCCCTGGCCGGCGGCTTCGTCCCCGCGGGCCCCTCGGGATCACCCCTGCGGGGACTCGTCAACGTCCTCCCGACCGGCCGCAACTTCTACTCCGTCGACCCCAAGGCCGTCCCCTCCCGCCTCGCCTGGGAGACCGGCCAGGCGCTCGCGGACTCCCTGCTGGAGCGCTACCGCACGGACAACGGCGAGTGGCCCACGTCCGTCGGGCTGTCGTTGTGGGGCACGAGTGCCATGCGCACGGCCGGCGACGACGTGGCCGAGGCCCTCGCCCTGCTCGGCGTCCGCCCGGTCTGGGACGACGCCTCGCGCCGTGTGACCGGCCTGGAGCCCATCCCCTACGAGGAGTTGGGCCGCCCCCGCATCGACGTGACCCTGCGCATCTCCGGCTTCTTCCGCGACGCCTTCCCGCACACCATCGGGCTGCTGGACGACGCCGTACGCCTGGCCGCGTCCCTGGACGAACCGGCCTCGGTCAACCACGTACGGGCCCACGTCCAGGCCGACCTGTCGGCGCACGGCGACGAACGCCGGGCCACCACCCGGATCTTCGGCTCCCGCCCCGGCACGTACGGCGCCGGTCTGCTCCAGTTCATCGACTCCCGCGACTGGCGCACCGACGCCGACCTCGCCGAGGTCTACACGGTGTGGGGCGGCTACGCCTACGGCCGTGAACTCGACGGCCGCCCGGCCCGCGAGGAGATGGAGACGGCGTACAAGCGGATCGAGGTCGCCGCCAAGAACACGGACACCCGCGAGCACGACATCGCCGACTCGGACGACTACTTCCAGTACCACGGCGGCATGGTGGCCACCGTCCGGGCCCTGCGCGGCACGGCCCCCGAGGCGTACATCGGTGACTCCACCCGCCCCGAGACGGTCCGCACCCGGACCCTCGTCGAGGAGACGTCCAGGGTCTTCCGCGCCCGCGTCGTCAACCCCAAGTGGATCGAGGCGATGCGCCGCCACGGCTACAAGGGCGCCTTCGAACTCGCCGCCACCGTGGACTACCTGTTCGGCTACGACGCCACCACCGGCGTGGTCGCCGACTGGATGTACGACAAACTCACCGAGACCTACGTCCTGGACCCCGCCAACCGCGAGTTCCTCCAGCAGGCCAACCCCTGGGCCCTGCACGGCATCGCCGAGCGACTGCTGGAGGCGGAGTCGCGCGGGATGTGGGAGAAGCCCGACCCGGCGGTGCTGGAGGGGCTGCGGCAGGTGTACCTGGAGACGGAGGGGGACCTGGAGGGCGACGGCTGA